A segment of the Anopheles cruzii chromosome 2, idAnoCruzAS_RS32_06, whole genome shotgun sequence genome:
CTGCTTAACCCGAGAACGTCGACATGAAGCCAGTGACGATAGATTTCAGCTTGGCATCGGCATCGTCCGAAATCTTGCCCTCCGTTGCGATCTGCTGCAGAAGAGCCTTCTCGTTCGTCTTGACATGGGCCAAGAATTCACGCTCGAACTTGGTAATCTTGCTCGGGTCCATCTTGTCCAGGTAACCGCGCACACCGCAATAGATGACGGCCACCTGCTCCTCAATAGCCATCGGCACGTACTGGCCCTGCTTCAACAGTTCCGTCAAGCGCACGCCACGGTTCAAAAGCTGCTGGGTGGCAGCATCCAGATCCGAACCGAACTGGGCAAAAGCGGCCACCTCACGGTACTGAGCCAACTCCAGTTTCATCGAGCCGGCGACCTGCTTCATGGCCTTCGTTTGAGCAGCGGAACCGACACGCGATACAGACAAACCGACGTTAATGGCCGGTCGGATACCCTTGTAGAACAACTCCGTCTCGAGGAAAATCTGTCCGTCCGTAATCGAGATGACATTGGTTGGAATGTAGGCGGACACGTCACCGGCCTGGGTTTCAATGACCGGCAGAGCAGTCAGCGAACCTCCTCCGAGTACCGGGCTCATCTTGGCCGCACGCTCCAGCAGACGCGAATGCAGGTAGAACACATCACCGGGGTAAGCCTCACGACCCGGGGgacgacgcagcagcagcgacatcTGACGGTAGGCCACGGCCTGCTTCGACAAATCGTCGTAGATGATGAGCGCGTGCTTGCCGTTGTCGCGGAAGTACTCGCCCATGGCGCAGCCCGAGTACGGGGCAAGATACTGCAGTGGGGCGGCATCGGAAGCTGTGGCCGACACAATGATGGTGTAACCCATGGCACCGGAATCGGTAAGACGCTTCACGATTTGTGCCACGGTGGAACGCTTCTGACCGATGGCAACGTAGATACAGTACAGCTTCTTCGACTCGTCCTGTCCATCGTTGAAGCGCTTCTGGTTGATGATCGTATCGATAGCCAAAGCGGTCTTGCTGCAAGTCGAAAGAAGAAAGCGTTacgtaaaacaacaacaaggcaTCAATACCTCCCAACTTACCCAGTCTGACGATCGCCGATGATCAGCTCACGCTGTCCACGTCCAATCGGCACGAGCGAATCGACGGCCTTGATGCCGGTCTGCATGGGCTCGCGCACAGAAACACGCGGGATGATGCCGGGTGCCTTGATACCGACACGGAAACGCTGCTTCGTCTTGATTTCGCCCTTACCATCAATGGCGTTTCCGAGCGCATCAACGACACGGCCAAGAATCTCATCACCGACCGGCACGTCGACGATGGCACCGGTACGCTTGACAATGTCACCCTCCTTGATCAGCTTGTCATTACCGAacacgacgacaccgacgttGTCCGGCTCCAAGTTAAGGGCCATACCctaggaagaagaagaatattGAAACATCTTGATGTTCGTGCGGTCCGACGCTCTGTGACTTACCTTCAGACCGGAGGAGAACTCCACCATCTCATCGGCTTGGATGTTCTTGAGGCCGTACACGCGAGCAATACCGTCACCGATGCTCAGCACACGGCCAGTCTCCTCCAGGTCAGCTTTCGGCGCCGATCCGAGGATGCGCTCCTCGAGGATGGCCGAGATCTCGGCGCCGCGGGTGGCAGTGGAAACGTGGAAGTTGCGAGCGGCAACCGAAACGGCCGGAACGGCCATCTTAACCACCTGCGAAAGACGTCGAAAGATCCGGTGAACGAACGATACACACAATTACATAACTTTACAAAGCAGCTTTCCCAAAACAGTCGCACTCTTAGAAATGTGTGTCAAACATATTGCAATATTCTAAAAACGGtataattttaacaatttGCACAATCGTTACGGCATTTGGACTTCCAGCGCAAACCCGAGTTCGGGTTCGCCGAGT
Coding sequences within it:
- the LOC128269399 gene encoding ATP synthase subunit alpha, mitochondrial isoform X2 — encoded protein: MSMISARLAASVARSLPRTAGQLLCKMAVPAVSVAARNFHVSTATRGAEISAILEERILGSAPKADLEETGRVLSIGDGIARVYGLKNIQADEMVEFSSGLKGMALNLEPDNVGVVVFGNDKLIKEGDIVKRTGAIVDVPVGDEILGRVVDALGNAIDGKGEIKTKQRFRVGIKAPGIIPRVSVREPMQTGIKAVDSLVPIGRGQRELIIGDRQTGKTALAIDTIINQKRFNDGQDESKKLYCIYVAIGQKRSTVAQIVKRLTDSGAMGYTIIVSATASDAAPLQYLAPYSGCAMGEYFRDNGKHALIIYDDLSKQAVAYRQMSLLLRRPPGREAYPGDVFYLHSRLLERAAKMSPVLGGGSLTALPVIETQAGDVSAYIPTNVISITDGQIFLETELFYKGIRPAINVGLSVSRVGSAAQTKAMKQVAGSMKLELAQYREVAAFAQFGSDLDAATQQLLNRGVRLTELLKQGQYVPMAIEEQVAVIYCGVRGYLDKMDPSKITKFEREFLAHVKTNEKALLQQIATEGKISDDADAKLKSIVTGFMSTFSG
- the LOC128269399 gene encoding ATP synthase subunit alpha, mitochondrial isoform X1 gives rise to the protein MSMISARLAASVARSLPRTAGQVVKMAVPAVSVAARNFHVSTATRGAEISAILEERILGSAPKADLEETGRVLSIGDGIARVYGLKNIQADEMVEFSSGLKGMALNLEPDNVGVVVFGNDKLIKEGDIVKRTGAIVDVPVGDEILGRVVDALGNAIDGKGEIKTKQRFRVGIKAPGIIPRVSVREPMQTGIKAVDSLVPIGRGQRELIIGDRQTGKTALAIDTIINQKRFNDGQDESKKLYCIYVAIGQKRSTVAQIVKRLTDSGAMGYTIIVSATASDAAPLQYLAPYSGCAMGEYFRDNGKHALIIYDDLSKQAVAYRQMSLLLRRPPGREAYPGDVFYLHSRLLERAAKMSPVLGGGSLTALPVIETQAGDVSAYIPTNVISITDGQIFLETELFYKGIRPAINVGLSVSRVGSAAQTKAMKQVAGSMKLELAQYREVAAFAQFGSDLDAATQQLLNRGVRLTELLKQGQYVPMAIEEQVAVIYCGVRGYLDKMDPSKITKFEREFLAHVKTNEKALLQQIATEGKISDDADAKLKSIVTGFMSTFSG